CCATCGTTCTGTTAATATTTGTTCTGATCATGTTTAATGTTTCGCAACCCCAAGTTTTTTTCATCCATTGAATTGTgacacagatggacagagacggTTAATTTCTTAACAGTCAATTACCTGTGATAATGTGAGTGtgtagattaataaataaacaatgcaaACTGACATACGCAGTTATATCCATGTCAAATAACTCAGTAATGAGTGCACCATGAGCTTTATGTTTACTGCTTCAATCTCACTGCAGGAGCTGAAcacgcttttattttgaaatcaaacTACTCAAACCAGAAGTCATTGGCTGTTCATTTCTGCTGACGTCACAGAACTAATCTCTTCAGCTGCGCATGCGCTCCCTCACGGGGCTGCCTCCCTGCTCACATCATAAatgtgatgaagaggagggtgACAGGTGCGACCTTCACTCAGACACACCTGTACGGCTCTTTGggctctcagccaatcagagaggataaactgtgtttatgtgacataaaaaggtcaaataaataaataaaaataaatcttcatTCCCAATTAAACTTAAATTTGAATAATCAGATTAGTTGTTTGTAGACAGAAACACTGTTTTAATTcacatttacttaaaaaaaaccctgaaacaatccctttttttaccctttgaaagCATTGTAACTGCATGgttaacatttttgtgatcaaattgcTTCACTAAAAACTTTGCAAAatccaactttttttaaacatgtttttatatgatgcaatttagtatttatttatactgtaATTTCTAtcaattctatttttatattaaatcgACTTTGTTTTTTGCCTACCAAACATTATTCacagattttgttactagaGTCAttattaattgtatttattttcatttgtttatttcatgttttattcatgtttatttttattgttttatttcattatttacttttattttcagatttgtattatttaaaacGGACAGTTTTTTTCACCGTATATGTTACACATATTTCTTTACtagattcatttttacatttttagggAACAATGCTTAtaacattttccaaatgtttaatttttgtttttccaataaACAATTtacaaagctgtttttgaggGTCATAAGTCTGattcttttattgtttgagGAGCTGATTATGATAAAAACGTAGGATGGGCCTCTGTAAGCTTTGGCCTCTGCCTGAACATTTTCAGTCACTACTTTAAACACACTGTAGATTTTGTTTATACCGTTCGTACTTATTGTATTATGTGTGAATTATATCAATTTAGAGATCTGAAGCGACCCCATCCGAGTCCCGacccaaagaaaacaaagaaaacgcAGATTTTATGGCAAaattttatttgaactttttctgtaaatatataCAAGTAGATTAGGTATAGGTTATATGGAAATAAAACCTTTTACTGTTGACTATAATGgacacatgaagaaaaaaatgatattttcccCCCTCCAAAACATAAGCTGAACATGTAAGCAAGAGTTCAATGAACAGGTGTCGCAGCTCTCAGAACTGAATacaagaaacacaaataaaatcttcatacacaaacacatcataCAGGCTTTTAGCAGCAGCAATACACACACTTATTATGTGTGCTGCAGAtgacaaacattcattttttagaGACACAGTTTGTAACTGTCAaggtttttatatttctgtgcaAAGTCTGAACTAGTCAGATATCTAAAATATCATCAACCACATTTTCATTCCAACAAATATTTTAAGTCTGTGCAACATAAGATTTCAGCGTCTCTGTATTGTCATATTAGGCTTGTCCAGTATCACAGTATTCCGGCATATTTAGATATCCCaagcatttctttttcaataCTACCATGAATCCAAGTGCTCTTCCTGCTACTacaaactcattgtatgtagtgcacagcacacaccaccagagctcagtctatAGTTGTTCACAGTTCAATATGGCAGATTCCGACTACAAATCGTAGTTTATGAAGAACATCAAGTGTCAAAGTTACGAAATAAGTGGACAAATGAACACATTGTTGGTTGGGCAGCCCTGATTATCCACTATAATCTCATGTGGTGGCAGAAGTTCGTAGGATTATTTTGTTAACTTCTCTGACTCCGTTGCCGGTACAGTTGGATGGTGATGAGTTGAATTTCAGGATCTCCAGGTTTGATGTCAATAGCTCTCAGGAAGAAGTCCAGGGCCTCGTCCAGCTTCCCTTTGCTGCGGCACTCCATCCCTCGCCTGACCAGCGAGTCGAAGCTCTCCTCCTCAATGACGCCCTCCTTCACGGTCATCTTGATGCCTTTATCAGCAGTACACTGATCCATTCTTTCATCGGAGGCTAACTCAGGATCGCTGGTTGACTCCTCCATGTTACTGCTCATTTCCTGTTCCGACTCATCAACGGCATCTACTGACTCTTCCTCCTCACCTTCAGTGTCTAACGTCTCTCCAACAGTCTCCTCCAGCTGAAGCTCTTCATGACTTGAACCAATGACGTCATCCTCTTCAGCTTCATCGGACACGTCCTGGTTGTTGTCTATGTCTTCGATGATGGACTGGACGAGTGACCGGTATGAGGCCACCGAGGTGTTTCCTCCAGTGCTCTTTCTTGACCGAAGAGGGGTGGAGCCAGAAGGTGCTGACTTTGGTGTGGACACTCCAAGAACCTGGAAGGAGTAGCTGAGTTGACtcccttcatcatcatcatcatcctcctcctcctctccgtctTCTTCACTGTCACAAATCActgctgctcttttctttttgaaggTCACAATAGAATCATTCACCAACTCGTCCATTTCAGAGGCAGTGTTGATGCTTCGTCCATCTCGCTGTTGTCTCTCAGAGAGGGATTTATTGATGTcaaaacttccctccatctgcaGCTGTGACAgcagcctcctctcctctgcttcgGTCTGCTGATCCAGGAACTCGTGGTCTGAGAACATGTCGCTCTCCTCGAGCTGTAAGTTGAAGTTGCCTTCGAAGGACTCAAGCCCGGTGCTCGCTCTGGATGATGTGTCGGCTTTGAAGCTTGAATTGGACGCTTGTAAGGCAGAAAATCTTTTGTTCTGCACAGTGGTGACATGTGGACGCCCCAAGTCCATCTTGTAGTCATCCTCTGAGTGTGAGGTTCCATTTAGCAGCTGCTCACCTTCATCGACCAACGTAACGTACACCAGGTTGCCGTCACCTGCCGGAGCAGCTGCGGGCTCAGACACTGCAGACTTTTCCATTACTTCTTGAAGGCTGGTGTCAGCAGTATCCCCTGCTGTAGCAAAACTGGCCTCCGACCCCACCAAAGACTCCTCGATCACCTCCTGAACAGATGCATCTGCCTCTTCTGAGTAACTCTTCTCTTGCTCAACAGGGTGGTGTTTTGGGGAATCCAGGTTTTGCTCAGCAAGATTGTCGTGGTTCACTTCTACAACAGATTGTTCTTCAGAAATACTGTTTTCTGCAGTCAGATCAAAGACTCGGTGACTCAGATCCTGCTTGTCAGAACCAGACTGGTCCAAGTCCACCACAAGTGGTGAGCTGCTGAAGTTATTCTGTGGATATGAAGGACTTGGTCTTgggtttcttgttttttgctgaTTGGACCCCTCTCTGTTGTTGTCCAGCGGTTGTCGGAGCCAGACTGGTTCTGTGCTTGATGCCATGCTCTCTGCCAGCTGCATCTGCAACTCTGACTCAGCCTTCATCAGCTCCTGGGCCTTCTGGACCCTCCCTTCGATGTAGTGGTAGGCGTCTTGGTCCTCAGGGGCCTCGTCCTGGTTGACATCGAGAGAGAACATGAGGTCGTGGTCAGAGATCCCAAACATCTCCATGGCGTGGAGGTGGGCGATGTGCTCGTCCAGTTCAGGGTCTGTCCGTCGGTGTCTGGAGTGCAGGGCTTGGAGCTGCAACTGTGTGGAGGAGGACCGTGTGTCCTCCAGAGTGAAGAGTTCCTTCAGCTCCTGCTTGCTGAAGTACCGGAAAGGGTTCTTCTTGTCCCCGGTATTCTGTCTGATGAGGGAGTCTTTGAAAACCTGCCGTCTATAGATCTTTTCTTCAACAGTGCCGCAGGTGATCAGCCTGTAGATGACGACGTTTTCAGTCTGTCCGATGCGATATGCCCTGTCAACAGCCTGGGCGTCTGTTGCTGGGTTCCAGCTGGGATCGTAGATCACGACTCGGTCTGCTGCCGTCAAAGTGATGCCAACTCCTCCAACCTGAGTTGTCAGGAGGAAGACGGAGTAACTTTTGTCCACCTGAAACGCAGTGATGcgcttttctctttctgcaaTCTGAGTTATGGTGCCGTCCAGTCTCATGACTTTGAAGCCTCTGTTGCCCAAGATGCGTTCAATGATATCAAGCACTTTCCTGTAATGAGCAAAGACGAGAGTGCGATGGCCTTCCTCTCGGAGCTGTCCAAGAAGTGCGAACAGAAAGACAAGTTTCCCAGACTCCGATATCAAGGTGTCGTCAGGAATGTTAGCGATGCTGCCTGTGTCTACCTCTGAGTTTTCATTCTGCTCACTTTCAGTTGCACTTTCATCCAAGCCTAACTTGGCGATGGCGGCTGCAGAGAGCAGTCTTGGATGGTCGCATAgcttttttatgatgtttaatTCAGCTAGAGGTGATCTGGTGGTCATGAGCAGCTCCTTGATGTGGTCCTGTGAAATAAACTGCCTGTAGATGTCCTCCTGGACAGAGCTCAGGTACGTCCACACGATCAGGTCGTTCTTTCTGGTCAGCTTGGGCATGACTGCTCCAGAGTCTTTTGGAGTGTTTGGGACTCGGCCGTCCTCCTGGTTGTCTGAACATTCCTCTTTGCATGGATGTGTGccattcattttgtctttttgcactTCAGATTTTGTCCTGCGGAGGAAGTAGGGTTTTATTATGGCCATGAGGTTCTCAGACATCCGAGAACCGAGAGCCTTTTCCCCTGGAGTGGCGTCCTTCTCTCTGGCTCGGGTGATAGGGTTCTCATACTCTGTTTTGAATGTTTTCGCTGTGCCGAGGAGAGTGCCTTGGAGGGCGAAGTCAAAGAGAGCCCACATTTCTTTCAGGTTGTTCTGGACTGGAGTGCCTGTCAAGAGAATTCTGTTTTTTGAGGGTATGGCGTTGGcgcttttggccgtttttgtggtggtggtttttattttgtgtgccTCATCCAGGATCATATAGTCCCACACAAACTCCTTGCCATTGTATGAGGACAGTTGCTGCCAGTTACTGATGAGCATCGTGTATGTGGTGATGATGACACCACTTCTCCTCTGAACTTTCTCCAGATTCCTCGTTCGCTCTTTGCCGGCGCCGTGAAACTCCTTCACCCTCATGCCGGGAGTCCATTTGGCAAACTCCTTGGTCCAGTTTGTGATGAGCGAAGTTGGCATGACAAGCAGCGTGTGTGTGACAAGCTCGTTGTCGTACATGCCAGAGAGGAATGATATCACCTGGATGGTTTTACCGAGGCCCATGTCATCTGCCAGGATCCCACCTTTATGCCCATCTCTGTAGAGACTGTACAAGAAGGCCACTCCGTTCCTCTGGTAGTTGTAAAGCTTGTCATGTAACTCTTTGTAAAGCAATAAACCGCTGTTGTTCACATCAACAAACTCTTCTTCATCCTCCGAGTCATTTTGAGCAAGAAGGTCCTCGATTTTCTTTATCCTGCTCTCCAGTTTTTGACTCGGGTGAATGTTGTACGCCAGTCTGAAAAACTTCAGTGCTTTAGTCATGTCCCCTTGTCTGGCAACGGCTTTACCATCCTGGATGAATCtgaaagaaaatagaaagaaaacagtgattATTGATAAGAGAACGCTGAAGTCTAAACCAGTGATTCCcaactttgggaaccactgggCCCAACTGGTCCAGTTTCTCCCTAATGATTAGTTCATGATTAGTTCATGAgaaaaattaccacatattcaatttgatttgacaaaatgtaacatgCTGTGGGCttgaaacagaataaaatacaacgtgttgcaagaataaagtgcaattagttAAAACTAGGGGCGTTTCTAAGATTCGAAGATATTGGAGGCTTAGcctggaccttttttttttttttttaaaaaaaaaaaaaaaaaaaaggacatctgcaattttttttctacaaatgtttttggtgatattttttttctttttcaatttttgatgtttttcatataAACCATTTTTCCAAAACAGCTGGCATGCCAAAATAACAACCGCATCAAATGAGTtgcttaaatttgttttaaaaaacacaataaagatAAGACAAATCCAACTGTTTCATTGTTCAGTAAAAAGAGTTCTACGTTCCACCACTTTTGAAAGCAAAACTCctcactgtatatatatatatatatatatatatatatatatgtactatATTTGATACCATTTTCGATGCAGGGCTAGGGTTTGTGGTAGGTGATACTTTTTGGTATCGATAATGTTGCAAATGAGTATCTAATGAGTAATTATATCTAATTCTATTCTTAGTATTGATTAGTATCCAAGTACCATTTTGTTTGACAACACTTGCTGTTTGGTATTCGGTATGGG
This Plectropomus leopardus isolate mb unplaced genomic scaffold, YSFRI_Pleo_2.0 unplaced_scaffold29295, whole genome shotgun sequence DNA region includes the following protein-coding sequences:
- the ercc6l gene encoding DNA excision repair protein ERCC-6-like yields the protein MEAYQRFIQDGKAVARQGDMTKALKFFRLAYNIHPSQKLESRIKKIEDLLAQNDSEDEEEFVDVNNSGLLLYKELHDKLYNYQRNGVAFLYSLYRDGHKGGILADDMGLGKTIQVISFLSGMYDNELVTHTLLVMPTSLITNWTKEFAKWTPGMRVKEFHGAGKERTRNLEKVQRRSGVIITTYTMLISNWQQLSSYNGKEFVWDYMILDEAHKIKTTTTKTAKSANAIPSKNRILLTGTPVQNNLKEMWALFDFALQGTLLGTAKTFKTEYENPITRAREKDATPGEKALGSRMSENLMAIIKPYFLRRTKSEVQKDKMNGTHPCKEECSDNQEDGRVPNTPKDSGAVMPKLTRKNDLIVWTYLSSVQEDIYRQFISQDHIKELLMTTRSPLAELNIIKKLCDHPRLLSAAAIAKLGLDESATESEQNENSEVDTGSIANIPDDTLISESGKLVFLFALLGQLREEGHRTLVFAHYRKVLDIIERILGNRGFKVMRLDGTITQIAEREKRITAFQVDKSYSVFLLTTQVGGVGITLTAADRVVIYDPSWNPATDAQAVDRAYRIGQTENVVIYRLITCGTVEEKIYRRQVFKDSLIRQNTGDKKNPFRYFSKQELKELFTLEDTRSSSTQLQLQALHSRHRRTDPELDEHIAHLHAMEMFGISDHDLMFSLDVNQDEAPEDQDAYHYIEGRVQKAQELMKAESELQMQLAESMASSTEPVWLRQPLDNNREGSNQQKTRNPRPSPSYPQNNFSSSPLVVDLDQSGSDKQDLSHRVFDLTAENSISEEQSVVEVNHDNLAEQNLDSPKHHPVEQEKSYSEEADASVQEVIEESLVGSEASFATAGDTADTSLQEVMEKSAVSEPAAAPAGDGNLVYVTLVDEGEQLLNGTSHSEDDYKMDLGRPHVTTVQNKRFSALQASNSSFKADTSSRASTGLESFEGNFNLQLEESDMFSDHEFLDQQTEAEERRLLSQLQMEGSFDINKSLSERQQRDGRSINTASEMDELVNDSIVTFKKKRAAVICDSEEDGEEEEDDDDDEGSQLSYSFQVLGVSTPKSAPSGSTPLRSRKSTGGNTSVASYRSLVQSIIEDIDNNQDVSDEAEEDDVIGSSHEELQLEETVGETLDTEGEEEESVDAVDESEQEMSSNMEESTSDPELASDERMDQCTADKGIKMTVKEGVIEEESFDSLVRRGMECRSKGKLDEALDFFLRAIDIKPGDPEIQLITIQLYRQRSQRS